The following proteins are encoded in a genomic region of Actinomadura sp. NAK00032:
- a CDS encoding mandelate racemase/muconate lactonizing enzyme family protein, translated as MTAVPAGAATLDRIAWIELSSVTLPLAVPVSDAKVLTGRQRPMTEVVFLFAEIGTADGHEGIGFGYAKRAGGPGQFAHAAEVAPALIGEDPSDIGRLWTKLVWAGASVGRSGLATQAIAAIDIALWDLKAKRAGLPLAKLLGAHRDSVRCYNTSGGFLHAPLEEVLENAEASAAAGIGGVKIKVGHPDHAADLRRVTAVRERLGDAFPLMVDANQQWDRPAARRMGRALEAFGLTWIEEPLDAYDAAGHAALAAALDTPIATGEMLTSVAEHCELIAKGAADVLQPDAPRIGGITAFLKLATLADHHQLQLAPHFAMEIHLHLAAAYPSEPWVEHFDWLDPLFNERPTIEGGRMHVPPRPGLGITLTDRARAWTTARTRVDAPA; from the coding sequence ATGACGGCCGTCCCCGCCGGCGCGGCCACCCTCGACCGGATCGCCTGGATCGAGCTGTCGTCGGTGACGCTGCCGCTCGCCGTCCCGGTCAGCGACGCCAAGGTGCTGACCGGGCGGCAGCGGCCGATGACCGAGGTCGTGTTCCTGTTCGCCGAGATCGGCACCGCGGACGGCCACGAGGGCATCGGGTTCGGCTACGCCAAGCGCGCCGGCGGCCCCGGCCAGTTCGCGCACGCCGCCGAGGTCGCGCCCGCCCTCATCGGCGAGGACCCGAGCGACATCGGGCGGCTCTGGACGAAGCTGGTGTGGGCGGGCGCGTCCGTCGGCCGCAGCGGGCTCGCCACGCAGGCGATCGCCGCGATCGACATCGCGCTCTGGGACCTGAAGGCCAAGCGGGCGGGCCTGCCGCTCGCCAAGCTCCTCGGCGCGCACCGCGACTCCGTCCGCTGCTACAACACCTCCGGCGGATTCCTGCACGCGCCCCTGGAGGAGGTGCTGGAGAACGCGGAGGCGTCCGCGGCCGCGGGGATCGGCGGCGTCAAGATCAAGGTCGGCCATCCCGACCACGCCGCGGACCTGCGCCGGGTCACCGCCGTCCGGGAGCGGCTCGGCGACGCGTTCCCGCTGATGGTGGACGCGAACCAGCAGTGGGACCGGCCCGCCGCGCGGCGGATGGGCCGCGCGCTGGAGGCGTTCGGCCTCACCTGGATCGAGGAGCCCCTCGACGCCTACGACGCCGCGGGCCACGCCGCGCTCGCCGCCGCGCTCGACACGCCGATCGCGACCGGCGAGATGCTCACCAGCGTCGCCGAGCACTGCGAGCTCATCGCCAAGGGCGCCGCCGACGTCCTCCAGCCGGACGCCCCGCGCATCGGCGGCATCACCGCCTTCCTGAAGCTCGCGACGCTCGCCGACCACCACCAGCTGCAACTCGCGCCGCATTTCGCGATGGAGATCCACCTGCATCTGGCCGCCGCCTACCCGAGCGAGCCGTGGGTGGAGCATTTCGACTGGCTCGACCCGCTGTTCAACGAGCGGCCGACGATCGAGGGCGGCCGGATGCACGTCCCGCCGCGTCCCGGCCTCGGCATCACCCTCACCGACCGGGCCCGCGCCTGGACGACGGCCCGCACCCGCGTCGACGCGCCCGCCTAG